One genomic region from Leptolyngbya sp. FACHB-261 encodes:
- a CDS encoding metalloregulator ArsR/SmtB family transcription factor, whose protein sequence is MVESSVALDMIFGALADATRRDILKRVSRGKHTISELAEPYAMSLAAVAKHISVLEKAGLVTKCRSGKEKVIHVEPKTIKLAAAHLSEYEKVWGARFDALEQLLEEN, encoded by the coding sequence ATGGTTGAATCGAGTGTTGCTCTCGATATGATTTTTGGTGCTCTCGCCGACGCGACGCGGAGAGACATCCTTAAGCGTGTATCGAGAGGAAAACACACCATAAGCGAATTAGCGGAACCGTATGCCATGTCTTTAGCAGCGGTTGCAAAGCACATCAGCGTGCTTGAGAAAGCAGGACTCGTGACCAAGTGTCGAAGTGGTAAGGAGAAAGTTATTCATGTCGAACCAAAGACAATCAAACTAGCTGCAGCGCACCTCAGCGAATATGAAAAAGTATGGGGTGCCCGCTTCGATGCCTTGGAACAATTGTTAGAAGAAAATTGA
- a CDS encoding red chlorophyll catabolite reductase yields the protein MSSPTDLELEHTTLFEQLQSILSELYKEVTQQIAVLPLSDQPLQSFSSPDGNVTGSLLSFTGEELDWMVHSWINAAQMRFSTMRLTLWLSPLIQVPHLAFEFGTKPDLFFYIDYIPRVDLWSDLSYTERYYDSVNATYLELRENPNLSLFVSKALYVRQLQSPTSLCFTCPATEDSLSFIRNTAHEMCSRWLTWVKQAEPVSVDRQTILAERDLLLRRITAERDPGNAVAVKIFGAELANRLIRSLWSKEHEQET from the coding sequence ATGTCTTCCCCAACTGATCTAGAGCTAGAGCACACAACCCTGTTTGAGCAACTGCAGAGCATTTTGAGCGAGTTATATAAAGAAGTAACCCAGCAGATTGCGGTTTTGCCCCTGTCAGATCAACCACTTCAGAGCTTTAGCAGCCCCGATGGCAACGTGACAGGCTCACTCTTGTCCTTCACTGGAGAGGAGCTGGATTGGATGGTTCACTCGTGGATTAATGCCGCTCAAATGAGATTTAGCACCATGCGCCTGACTCTTTGGCTAAGCCCACTGATTCAGGTACCTCACCTAGCGTTTGAATTTGGCACAAAGCCCGATCTCTTCTTCTATATTGACTACATCCCTAGAGTTGATTTGTGGAGTGATTTAAGCTACACAGAACGCTACTATGACTCTGTGAATGCAACTTATCTAGAATTAAGAGAGAATCCTAATCTGTCTTTGTTTGTGAGTAAGGCGCTGTACGTGAGGCAATTGCAGTCTCCAACGTCGCTTTGCTTTACTTGCCCTGCAACAGAGGATTCTCTTTCGTTTATTCGGAATACTGCCCATGAAATGTGTTCTCGCTGGTTAACTTGGGTTAAGCAGGCAGAACCTGTATCTGTCGATCGCCAAACTATACTGGCAGAACGTGATTTACTGCTGCGACGAATTACTGCAGAACGCGATCCAGGCAATGCTGTAGCAGTAAAAATCTTTGGGGCAGAGTTGGCAAACCGGTTGATCCGTTCGCTATGGAGCAAAGAACATGAGCAAGAAACATAG
- a CDS encoding GNAT family N-acetyltransferase: MSHLLHTERLSLRSCQMSDLDAVHQLWNEADVRRFLFDNRQISVEEAKSFIETSVVSFASHGYGIWLFFEHQSAQVAGFSGLLHSLQGSPSLIFGTRPQLWGRGYAKEATLSILRYAFDALGLERVEADVDEPNKASIRVLEALGMSRTRRAIVNERPLLYYEIQTWGKAESTKLPAT; this comes from the coding sequence ATGTCGCATTTGCTTCACACTGAACGTTTAAGTTTGCGCTCCTGTCAGATGAGCGATCTAGATGCTGTACACCAGTTATGGAACGAGGCTGATGTCCGACGATTTCTCTTCGATAATCGACAAATCTCTGTCGAGGAAGCAAAATCGTTTATTGAAACAAGTGTGGTGAGCTTTGCTAGTCATGGCTATGGAATTTGGCTCTTTTTTGAGCATCAAAGCGCTCAGGTAGCAGGGTTTTCAGGTCTGCTGCATTCACTACAAGGTTCACCGAGTCTAATTTTTGGCACACGGCCTCAACTCTGGGGAAGGGGATATGCCAAGGAAGCTACACTTTCTATACTTCGCTACGCATTTGATGCGCTTGGATTGGAGAGAGTAGAGGCAGACGTTGATGAGCCTAACAAAGCGTCGATTCGAGTGCTTGAGGCATTGGGAATGTCTCGAACTCGTAGAGCGATCGTCAATGAGCGTCCATTGCTTTACTACGAAATTCAAACTTGGGGAAAAGCAGAAAGTACGAAGCTACCAGCAACCTAA
- a CDS encoding ATP-binding protein — protein sequence MKTDPVLHFFCGKMASGKTTLSRKLASEHNAILISEDIWLSKLYPEEIVTFDDYLKYSSRLKPVVLKHVQDILAQGISVVLDFPGNVPSQRQWFRSIIEAANVNHVLHYIVASDSLCKKQLRKRNAEQPEGSMVMSEADFDYITSYFQPPTADEGFNIIRYESN from the coding sequence GTGAAAACTGATCCCGTTCTGCACTTTTTCTGTGGAAAAATGGCATCAGGAAAGACAACGCTGTCGAGAAAGCTGGCATCAGAACATAATGCCATTCTAATCAGTGAAGATATCTGGTTGTCGAAGTTGTACCCAGAAGAGATTGTTACCTTCGATGATTATTTGAAATATTCGTCACGCTTAAAACCTGTAGTCTTAAAACACGTGCAAGATATTCTGGCACAGGGAATATCTGTTGTTCTAGATTTCCCAGGGAATGTTCCTTCTCAGCGACAATGGTTTCGTTCAATCATTGAAGCAGCCAACGTGAATCATGTGCTTCATTACATTGTTGCGTCCGACTCCTTATGCAAAAAGCAATTGCGGAAACGAAACGCTGAACAGCCTGAAGGTTCGATGGTCATGTCTGAGGCAGACTTTGACTACATCACCTCATATTTTCAACCACCGACTGCAGACGAAGGCTTTAACATCATTAGATATGAGTCCAATTAA
- a CDS encoding HTH domain-containing protein, with the protein MRKADRLFQLVNLIKSHQPITAEQLAERIGVSVRTIYRIDITTWLERTLRVFSSII; encoded by the coding sequence GTGAGGAAAGCTGACCGTCTTTTCCAATTAGTGAATCTCATCAAATCTCACCAACCTATTACAGCAGAGCAACTAGCCGAGCGGATTGGTGTTTCTGTGCGTACAATTTACCGCATCGATATAACAACCTGGTTGGAGCGGACATTGAGAGTCTTTTCGTCTATTATTTAA
- a CDS encoding NmrA/HSCARG family protein — protein MRSRRTSQVDEAILDATDGELNYMYRDKTILVFGATGQQGGSVAGALRANGWRVKALVRDTKTDKAQTLASQGIETVRGDLADVRSIQSAMAGAYGVFSVQPSSGQGAAYGVTDDDEIQYGKAVADIAVANSVHHLVYSSVNAAGPTKTGMGHFDTKSELEEYIRGLNILHTVIRPSAFMEILTLPGMGLDKGTFTFFMRADQPMQFIAVEDIGKIVAGIFADPTKFGSQTIEIAGDTLTGAQLAEKFARTAERPIAYHRFPDSLLEQNAFLGGLARLVDQGRLAGSADIAALRKEFPGLLTMDEWLTGAGRSALLAAIQADGGDVALR, from the coding sequence ATGCGATCGCGAAGGACCTCTCAGGTTGATGAAGCCATATTAGACGCGACTGATGGAGAATTGAATTATATGTATCGAGACAAAACTATCCTCGTTTTCGGCGCGACAGGCCAGCAGGGCGGCTCCGTGGCAGGTGCCTTGCGCGCAAATGGTTGGCGGGTCAAAGCACTAGTTCGTGATACGAAGACCGATAAGGCCCAGACGCTCGCATCTCAAGGGATCGAGACAGTCCGTGGCGATCTAGCAGACGTACGGTCTATCCAGTCCGCAATGGCAGGTGCCTACGGCGTTTTCAGCGTTCAACCCAGCTCTGGCCAAGGGGCAGCCTATGGGGTTACCGATGATGATGAGATCCAATATGGCAAGGCCGTGGCAGACATCGCAGTCGCGAACAGTGTTCATCATCTCGTTTATAGTTCCGTAAACGCCGCTGGGCCAACCAAGACCGGCATGGGGCATTTTGATACCAAAAGTGAGCTTGAGGAATATATTCGCGGTCTGAATATCTTGCACACGGTCATCCGACCGAGCGCGTTCATGGAAATCCTGACGTTACCCGGTATGGGGCTCGATAAAGGCACATTCACATTCTTCATGAGAGCAGATCAGCCGATGCAGTTCATTGCAGTCGAGGACATTGGCAAGATAGTGGCCGGAATTTTCGCTGATCCCACGAAGTTCGGATCTCAGACTATCGAGATCGCTGGCGACACCTTGACGGGGGCTCAACTGGCTGAAAAATTCGCTCGGACAGCGGAGCGTCCCATCGCCTATCATCGGTTTCCGGACAGCCTGCTTGAACAGAACGCTTTCCTCGGCGGACTAGCTAGGCTTGTCGATCAGGGCCGACTAGCCGGCAGTGCGGACATTGCAGCACTTCGGAAAGAATTCCCTGGGCTGCTCACGATGGACGAGTGGCTCACAGGTGCTGGAAGGTCTGCGCTTCTCGCTGCAATTCAAGCTGACGGCGGTGACGTCGCACTTCGGTAG
- a CDS encoding VanZ family protein, with protein sequence MTSMFSIQSAPILLFLFVAYLATLVYLAVYQGRRLSPLRFAILTAFVLYLLAVLHLVLFPMQIRIGNPYSENLWYINAIPILTADLHSFLSSMLLMVPLGVFLPLIFPSSSSIKTIARRTFKLSLAIELTQFLTNMILGSARLPDVNDVIANTLGGVLGYLLFKQMSRIAAIDEFFDRDARPTR encoded by the coding sequence ATGACCAGCATGTTCTCAATTCAGTCTGCTCCCATACTTCTGTTCCTCTTTGTGGCGTATCTGGCTACCCTGGTGTACCTTGCTGTCTATCAAGGCAGAAGGTTGAGCCCTCTCCGGTTTGCAATTCTCACCGCATTCGTGCTCTACCTCCTTGCTGTTCTGCATCTTGTGTTGTTCCCCATGCAGATTCGTATTGGCAACCCTTATTCAGAAAATCTTTGGTACATTAACGCGATACCAATCCTCACTGCTGATCTTCACAGCTTCTTGTCAAGTATGCTGCTGATGGTTCCGCTTGGCGTGTTTCTCCCCTTGATCTTCCCTTCATCCTCGTCTATCAAAACCATTGCACGGCGAACGTTCAAACTCTCCCTAGCCATCGAACTCACGCAGTTTCTTACCAACATGATCTTGGGGAGTGCTCGCCTTCCCGATGTGAATGATGTGATTGCAAATACGCTGGGCGGGGTACTGGGATATCTGCTGTTCAAACAGATGTCACGTATTGCAGCCATTGACGAATTCTTCGATCGGGACGCACGTCCAACACGCTGA
- a CDS encoding nuclear transport factor 2 family protein has protein sequence MTDAEESNLALVRSYLAALEAGTVGEDLIQFFTPDAVQVELPNLLNPKGGESDLPTILVRSKQGQKLLSTQRYEIRSEIVQGSRVAVEALWTGTLGLALGELAAGSTMRAYFAVFFEFSYGRIRSQRNYDCFEPWQPQPNGTTQVNQSFRHLKAA, from the coding sequence ATGACAGACGCTGAAGAAAGTAATCTAGCTCTAGTGCGCTCTTATCTGGCCGCCCTTGAAGCAGGCACAGTGGGTGAGGATCTGATTCAATTCTTCACCCCTGATGCAGTTCAAGTAGAGTTGCCAAACCTTTTAAATCCGAAAGGAGGTGAAAGTGATCTTCCGACCATACTTGTGCGGTCTAAACAAGGGCAGAAGCTACTAAGCACCCAGCGCTATGAGATTCGCTCTGAAATTGTCCAGGGATCGAGGGTAGCAGTCGAGGCGTTATGGACAGGAACGCTTGGGCTTGCACTGGGTGAATTGGCTGCTGGCTCAACGATGAGAGCCTACTTCGCGGTGTTTTTTGAATTCAGTTATGGTCGAATCCGATCACAGCGCAACTATGACTGCTTTGAACCATGGCAACCTCAACCGAACGGCACAACCCAGGTAAATCAATCTTTCCGGCATTTAAAGGCAGCCTAA
- a CDS encoding HIT family protein, with the protein MSTLIHRRVEEARQGINPAVICRVPSGWVVLGDVQFLQGYSLLLPDPVVPSLNSLAMEQRTSFLQDMTVLGDALLEVTGAVRINYEILGNSEAALHAHVFPRFTTEPEEKRRKPVWFYDWASAPPLDLKRDQQLMRKIAASIQQRQEIVES; encoded by the coding sequence ATGTCTACTCTGATTCATCGTCGGGTTGAGGAAGCACGTCAAGGCATTAATCCAGCAGTGATTTGTCGGGTTCCATCAGGCTGGGTAGTGCTTGGCGATGTGCAGTTCTTGCAGGGTTACTCTCTTCTACTACCTGATCCAGTCGTGCCAAGTCTGAATTCTTTAGCAATGGAGCAACGCACAAGCTTCTTGCAAGACATGACAGTTTTGGGTGATGCTTTGCTTGAGGTTACTGGCGCAGTTCGTATCAACTATGAAATCTTGGGTAATAGTGAAGCGGCGCTACACGCCCATGTGTTTCCGAGGTTTACAACCGAGCCAGAAGAGAAGCGGCGGAAGCCCGTATGGTTTTACGATTGGGCAAGTGCGCCTCCACTTGATTTGAAGCGGGATCAGCAATTGATGCGTAAAATTGCGGCATCGATTCAGCAGCGTCAGGAAATTGTGGAGAGTTAA
- a CDS encoding SRPBCC domain-containing protein, translating to MAHLKVTVPENSQNILGTVTINASLEKVFEAYVKEELFAKWWCRGNSMKVYHFDCKDGGSWHIAEQSENGNEYEFTGCFHEVAKNRRIVQTFEFLGMPERGHVMLEKAEFVAINEHTTEIRTHSTAMTQEDRDGMVASGMESGWSQSVEALGKLLESEN from the coding sequence ATGGCACATCTGAAAGTAACGGTCCCAGAAAATTCACAGAATATCTTGGGCACCGTCACAATCAATGCTTCATTAGAAAAAGTATTTGAAGCATACGTCAAAGAGGAGCTCTTCGCTAAATGGTGGTGTCGCGGTAATTCGATGAAAGTTTACCATTTTGATTGCAAAGACGGCGGGAGCTGGCATATTGCCGAGCAATCAGAAAACGGCAATGAGTATGAATTCACTGGCTGTTTTCACGAAGTAGCTAAAAACAGACGTATTGTGCAGACGTTTGAATTTTTAGGGATGCCAGAGCGTGGACACGTCATGCTGGAAAAAGCCGAGTTTGTGGCTATTAACGAACATACAACTGAGATTCGTACACACAGCACCGCAATGACTCAAGAAGACCGTGACGGCATGGTTGCAAGCGGAATGGAAAGCGGTTGGAGTCAGTCAGTTGAAGCCCTCGGCAAGCTTTTAGAATCAGAAAATTAA
- a CDS encoding GNAT family N-acetyltransferase, whose protein sequence is MEADVTLTPFSSTEVTLLRRWLVAPHVAAWYPDPEDHVEWAANPPAGGDRALIAVGGQTVGYVRWQAVSREILDSVGLHEIPAGSVDVDILIGEPEFVGRGIGPKALLVLLSQLRQRRDVPLVGLTTSVQNLFAQRAYTKVGFRILREYSPPGYGRCYLMVYSFNEDA, encoded by the coding sequence ATGGAAGCCGATGTCACGTTAACTCCGTTCTCCAGCACCGAGGTCACGTTACTAAGACGTTGGCTAGTGGCTCCCCATGTCGCTGCTTGGTATCCTGACCCTGAAGACCATGTTGAGTGGGCAGCCAATCCACCAGCCGGTGGTGATCGAGCGCTGATCGCAGTCGGAGGTCAGACAGTTGGCTACGTTCGATGGCAGGCTGTGTCGCGTGAAATTTTGGATTCAGTTGGTCTTCACGAAATCCCCGCAGGATCGGTTGACGTAGACATTCTCATTGGTGAGCCGGAGTTTGTTGGTCGTGGGATCGGACCGAAAGCACTCCTGGTATTGTTGTCACAGCTTCGCCAGAGGCGAGATGTCCCGTTGGTTGGTCTGACTACAAGTGTGCAGAATCTGTTCGCACAGCGCGCCTATACCAAAGTTGGCTTTCGCATTCTGCGAGAATACAGCCCTCCTGGATATGGTCGTTGTTATCTTATGGTCTACAGTTTCAACGAAGATGCCTAA
- a CDS encoding VOC family protein, with translation MVDVGLTHIALPVTDIEQSIKFYSVYAQMQVVHRRIDAETGIAVVWLSDRTRPFVIVLIQTSSVHPVLSPLAHLGVGCQSREFMDALCEKAKKEGVLLQEPKDSGYPVGYWAFLRDPDGHTLELSYGQEIGLTVNQSP, from the coding sequence ATGGTTGATGTTGGACTAACTCACATAGCGCTCCCCGTTACAGATATAGAGCAAAGTATTAAATTTTACTCTGTCTACGCTCAAATGCAGGTTGTTCATCGTCGCATTGACGCAGAAACAGGGATTGCGGTTGTATGGCTTTCTGATCGCACTCGCCCTTTCGTCATTGTTCTCATTCAAACAAGCTCAGTGCATCCCGTTCTATCTCCCCTTGCACACCTTGGAGTTGGGTGTCAAAGCCGAGAATTTATGGATGCTCTTTGTGAGAAAGCAAAAAAAGAAGGTGTTCTGCTTCAGGAACCAAAAGATTCTGGATATCCGGTTGGATACTGGGCTTTTTTACGAGATCCAGACGGTCACACACTTGAACTATCTTATGGACAAGAAATAGGATTAACTGTAAACCAGTCACCATGA
- a CDS encoding DUF1428 domain-containing protein, whose protein sequence is MFYVDGFVIAVPTANKEIYQQHAEAAAIVFKEYGALKLVECWGDDVPEGEVTSFPMAVKRKEDETVCFSWIVWPSREIRDEGMEKVMADPRMKPETNPAIEMVFDGKRMLYGGFQMIVDA, encoded by the coding sequence ATGTTTTACGTCGATGGCTTTGTTATAGCTGTACCTACAGCCAACAAGGAAATTTACCAACAGCATGCAGAAGCTGCGGCTATTGTGTTTAAGGAATATGGTGCATTAAAGTTGGTCGAGTGCTGGGGTGACGATGTTCCAGAAGGGGAAGTTACTTCATTTCCTATGGCAGTTAAGCGCAAAGAAGATGAGACTGTCTGTTTCTCCTGGATTGTTTGGCCTTCACGCGAAATTAGAGACGAAGGTATGGAGAAAGTCATGGCAGATCCACGTATGAAGCCAGAAACCAATCCAGCTATTGAGATGGTGTTCGATGGAAAACGAATGCTCTATGGTGGCTTCCAGATGATAGTTGATGCATAG
- a CDS encoding serine hydrolase, whose protein sequence is MDQDLREQLKLVVQQSLIKSQTPGAAIAVHINGQAFLETGIGCENKDHEGLLSTDASFYIYSITKSLIATASLYLVGKRLLELDAPVHAYLTDLSLDTSITLRQLLSHTSGLSDYSGVPAYSEAVKANPSSPWSTETFLDLAQTQGLQFAPGKGWGYFNIGYLLLKRILERTTGLSIQMLLDQVIFSPLSLKKSFVPITLDNSFHLTSGYSAFFNGDELQDITRIYHPAWVAHSVFISTAPELAMIIDAIFRGQILDPPLVEQMSHPNYSLGKFPLFGNLGYGLGLFIDTESPYGKVTGHTGEGPGYSAAAFHFSRLAGFSTTITALVNRDKHDYGLALVYKMAHIIAEH, encoded by the coding sequence GTGGATCAAGACCTTCGGGAGCAACTCAAATTAGTTGTCCAACAATCCCTTATTAAATCTCAGACTCCTGGTGCTGCGATCGCTGTACATATCAATGGCCAGGCTTTTCTCGAAACAGGAATTGGCTGTGAAAACAAAGATCATGAAGGGTTGCTGTCTACAGATGCCAGTTTTTATATCTACAGCATCACTAAAAGCCTGATAGCAACGGCATCACTATACCTGGTTGGAAAAAGATTGCTTGAACTAGACGCACCTGTACATGCCTACCTAACTGATCTTTCTCTAGATACCTCCATCACACTTCGTCAACTGCTTAGCCATACCAGTGGGCTGTCAGATTACAGCGGAGTGCCTGCCTATTCTGAGGCTGTCAAAGCCAATCCTAGCTCTCCTTGGTCGACAGAAACGTTTCTAGATCTTGCCCAGACCCAAGGACTACAATTCGCACCAGGCAAAGGATGGGGATATTTCAATATTGGCTATCTGTTACTCAAACGCATTCTTGAGAGAACAACAGGTTTATCAATACAGATGCTCTTAGATCAAGTGATTTTCAGCCCTCTGTCTTTGAAAAAATCTTTTGTCCCAATAACTTTAGATAATAGTTTTCATCTGACTTCAGGCTATTCCGCTTTTTTCAATGGAGATGAATTACAAGATATAACTCGCATCTATCATCCAGCCTGGGTTGCTCACAGTGTTTTCATTTCTACTGCGCCAGAACTTGCAATGATCATAGATGCAATATTTAGGGGGCAGATTCTCGACCCGCCACTTGTTGAACAAATGTCCCACCCTAATTACAGCCTAGGAAAATTCCCGTTATTTGGGAATTTAGGATATGGGTTAGGACTATTTATAGATACAGAATCACCTTATGGGAAGGTCACGGGGCACACAGGTGAAGGACCAGGATATTCAGCCGCCGCATTTCATTTTTCAAGGTTGGCAGGTTTTAGCACAACAATCACAGCACTGGTTAACCGAGATAAACACGACTATGGATTAGCTCTAGTTTATAAGATGGCTCACATCATTGCTGAGCACTAA
- a CDS encoding bile acid:sodium symporter family protein, which yields MQSNLFTSVLLPLALAIVMLGMGLSLVPEDFKRITRYPKAVAVGTVCQVLLLPLIGSLITLVVPMQPEIAVGLLVLAVCPGGPSSNLITYLAKGDVALSVTLTAVSSIITVFTIPLFTNLALQYFLGKSAALALPIGTTILQIFLITLLPTAIGMAIRHQFPDTARRLEKQMSRLAVGLLALIIVLLLVREGSKLPGFLVQVGVGALLLNLLATLAGFLAGKLFRLPLAQQICIAIEVGIQNGTLALAITAGLLNNPDMAVPAAVYSLLMYVTGFGAILYGRQSIGGAASLKY from the coding sequence ATGCAGAGCAACTTATTCACCTCTGTTTTACTGCCCCTGGCTCTAGCAATTGTCATGCTAGGTATGGGACTAAGTTTGGTTCCAGAAGATTTTAAGCGAATCACTCGCTACCCCAAGGCAGTTGCAGTGGGCACGGTCTGCCAGGTATTGCTGCTGCCGCTGATTGGGAGCCTGATCACACTGGTAGTTCCCATGCAACCGGAAATCGCTGTGGGTCTGCTTGTTTTGGCAGTCTGTCCCGGCGGTCCTTCCTCTAATCTTATTACCTATCTGGCAAAGGGCGATGTTGCTCTATCGGTGACGCTCACGGCAGTCAGCAGCATTATCACCGTGTTTACGATTCCCCTTTTTACAAATCTGGCGCTCCAGTATTTCCTAGGGAAAAGTGCTGCGCTCGCTTTGCCGATTGGCACTACCATCCTGCAAATCTTCCTGATCACGCTGTTGCCTACAGCGATCGGGATGGCAATTCGTCACCAGTTTCCTGACACAGCACGTCGCCTAGAAAAGCAAATGAGCCGCCTTGCCGTAGGACTATTAGCGCTGATTATTGTGCTGTTGCTGGTAAGAGAAGGCAGTAAGCTCCCAGGATTCCTGGTGCAGGTGGGAGTCGGCGCATTGCTGCTCAACCTACTGGCAACGCTAGCAGGATTTCTTGCTGGAAAGTTGTTTCGGCTGCCGCTGGCTCAACAGATCTGTATCGCCATTGAAGTGGGCATTCAAAATGGAACGTTGGCGCTCGCCATCACTGCTGGTCTACTCAACAATCCCGACATGGCTGTGCCCGCTGCCGTTTATAGCTTGTTGATGTATGTTACTGGTTTTGGAGCTATCCTCTATGGCAGACAATCGATCGGCGGCGCAGCTAGCTTGAAGTACTGA
- a CDS encoding LVIVD repeat-containing protein → MCGFCDRRSFFALTAAGFTSAVLGKKAAAQQPAQMVDQPTILNRSYLQETPQRGHFSQSFKRQAEPIAHNVRVVGYCDMADRPAFKLSIRERQGRWYLYTGPSWHSGWSIVDVTDPTQPRVAKFLEGPRNTWTLQMEVSGNTMITALEKIFPNFGGNQQAFDEGVLIWDIQDPVNPKRLGQFRTGGTGTHRNFYAGGRYIHLAAGMPGYDGNIYVIVDISNPEKPRETGRWWVPGQHTAGGEKPGAMHVSHHGPPYVVGNLAYLSYGAAGMVVLDISDVSKPRQVGRLPFSPPFHARFGVHSVLPLPEKGIAYVNSEDVSYGGGAAAHASIVDIRDPANPFLLSVLPRPMPPDGYGYSDFSEKGGWQGPHNINHLLHNPDVQQQGDLLYLTYFNAGLRIFDVSKPRLPREIGFFIPPDPEKRYGPIPEDRLVVQTEDVLVDRRGYIYISHKNQGVWILQYQPK, encoded by the coding sequence ATGTGTGGTTTTTGCGATCGTCGATCATTCTTTGCCCTCACAGCAGCCGGGTTTACCAGTGCGGTGCTGGGCAAAAAAGCAGCGGCTCAACAACCCGCTCAAATGGTTGATCAGCCCACAATTCTCAACCGTTCCTACCTACAAGAAACACCACAACGCGGTCATTTCAGCCAGTCCTTCAAACGGCAGGCTGAACCCATTGCTCACAATGTGCGTGTCGTTGGCTACTGTGACATGGCAGATAGACCCGCATTCAAGCTGTCGATTCGAGAGCGTCAAGGACGTTGGTATCTCTATACCGGACCCTCCTGGCACTCTGGCTGGTCGATTGTGGATGTGACCGATCCAACCCAACCTAGAGTTGCCAAATTCCTAGAGGGGCCCAGGAATACCTGGACACTGCAAATGGAAGTGTCTGGGAACACCATGATCACGGCTTTGGAGAAAATCTTTCCTAATTTTGGCGGGAACCAACAAGCGTTTGATGAGGGCGTTCTGATTTGGGATATTCAAGACCCGGTGAATCCAAAGCGGTTGGGACAATTTCGCACAGGCGGCACAGGTACCCATCGCAACTTCTACGCGGGTGGACGTTACATTCATCTGGCAGCCGGAATGCCAGGATATGATGGCAATATCTACGTAATTGTGGATATTAGTAATCCTGAGAAACCGCGTGAGACGGGACGGTGGTGGGTTCCAGGACAACATACCGCAGGGGGTGAAAAGCCTGGTGCAATGCATGTTTCTCATCATGGACCACCCTATGTTGTCGGGAACTTAGCCTACCTCTCCTACGGGGCAGCGGGAATGGTTGTACTAGACATCAGCGATGTCTCAAAACCGCGTCAAGTTGGACGGTTGCCCTTCAGTCCACCATTCCATGCCCGCTTTGGGGTGCACAGCGTATTGCCGCTGCCAGAAAAAGGCATTGCTTACGTCAACTCTGAAGATGTTTCCTACGGTGGCGGAGCGGCTGCCCATGCCTCGATCGTGGACATTCGTGATCCGGCAAATCCTTTCCTACTGTCAGTTCTACCGCGTCCTATGCCACCGGATGGTTACGGCTACAGTGACTTTTCCGAGAAGGGAGGTTGGCAGGGACCGCACAACATCAATCATCTACTCCACAATCCAGATGTGCAGCAGCAAGGTGATCTGTTGTACCTGACTTACTTCAATGCGGGTTTGCGAATCTTTGATGTTTCTAAACCACGTCTACCACGAGAAATCGGCTTTTTTATTCCGCCTGATCCCGAAAAACGATATGGTCCGATTCCAGAAGATCGGCTAGTTGTGCAAACCGAAGATGTGTTGGTCGATCGCCGAGGCTACATTTACATCTCTCATAAGAATCAGGGTGTGTGGATTTTGCAGTATCAACCAAAGTAG